The following nucleotide sequence is from Pandoraea thiooxydans.
CTTGGTTCTGCGGACCATTTTTCTGGTTCTCTGGAGCGTTTCAGAAAGCCGCCGGCGCAGCCTTGCGGCGCGGGGCGAGCGGGCATGCGATCGGCGAATTTTTACTATGTGGAACCGATCATTACAACGTATTTCAATTAAAACATTCATTAATGAATGTATATATAATAGCAGCCGCACAACGGACTAGCCACACCGGTTGCCACACGTGTGACGGCGTCGCCGCCAGTGGGCGGATTGCCAGGAAAGCCTGGGCAGCGCCAAGTCAGGCGAGGCACGTCCCATCCTTTGACGTCGCGGGGCCGGGCGCTGCCCGGCGATCACGATGCCGCCGCTTACCCCGTTACCGAATGACTCAGCCTAGACACAGAGGTCGCTCCATGCGTTTTGGTCGGAATTCCACGCGTTTGATCTACGCCGTTGCTGCGGTTTCGGCGCTGCTGCTCGCCGGCTGCGCCAAGAAACAGACGCCGTCGCCGAAGCCGTTCGAAGTCGGCGTGGTCACGGTACATGCGCAGAGCGTGCCGGTTACCACCGAATTGCCTGGGCGCACGTCGGCGTATCTGGTTGCGCAAGTGCGCGCCCGCGTCGATGGCATCGTGCTGCATCGCGAGTTTACCGAGGGCGGCCAGGTCAAGGCCGGCCAGCGTCTCTATCAGATCGATCCGGCGCCCTACCGGGCGGCTTTGGACAGCGCTCGCGCAACGCTGCAAAAGGCGCGCGCCAACCTGAGCTCGACTTCGGCCCTGGCGGCCCGCTACAAAGTGCTGGTGGCCGCGCATGCGGTCAGCCAGCAGGATTACGACAACGCCGCGGCCGCGCAGGCACAGGCGGCCGCCGACGTCGCCGCGGGCAAGGCGGCGGTGGAAACCGCGCGCATCAATCTTGGCTACACGGACGTGATCTCCCCGATCACCGGCACCATTGGCGTGTCGAACGTCACGCCCGGCGCCTATGTGCAGGCGAGTGCCGCGACACTGATGGCGACCGTGCAGCAAACCGATCCGATCTACGTCGACGTCACGCAATCGACCGTCGATCTGCTGCGCCTGCGCCGCGAGCTGGCCAACGGCCGGCTGCAATCGGCCGGCCCCAACGAGGCCAAGGTCAAGCTCGTGCTGGATGACGGTTCGATTTACCCGCTCGAAGGCAAACTCGAGTTCACCGACATCACGGTCGACCAGACCACGGGCACGGTCACGCTGCGCGCGGTTTTCCCAAATCCGAAGCATGAGCTTCTGCCCGGCATGTTCGTGCGGGCGCGCCTGGAGGAGGGCGTCAACGACCGCGCGATCCTGGTGCCTCAGATCGGTGTCACGCACGATGCGAAGGGCACGCCGACCGCGTTGGTGGTCGGCGCCGACGACAAGGTCGTGCTGCGCACGCTGAGCGCGAGCCAAACCTACGGCAATGACTGGATCGTCAACAGCGGCCTCAAGCCAGGCGACAAGGTGATCGTGGCCGGCGTCCAAAAAGTGCAGCCCGGCATGACGGTCAAGCCGGTCGAGCAGCCGATGCCGCCGGTGAACGCTTCCGGCGCGGCGGCTGCCGCGGCCGGACAGGCCCAATAAGCGGGAGCGCGGTCCATGGCCAAGTTTTTTATCGATCGCCCCATTTTTGCGTGGGTGATCGCAATCGTCCTGATGCTGGCCGGCGCGCTGTCGATCAAGACACTGCCGGTCGAGCAGTATCCGACCATCGCGCCGCCCGGCGTGCAGATTCGCGCGTCCTATGCCGGCGCCTCCGCGCAGACGGTGGAAGACACGGTGACGCAGGTCATCGAGCAGCAGATGAACGGCCTCGACAATCTGCTCTACATCGCCTCGACCAGCGACGACTCCGGCACGGCGCAGATCACGCTGACCTTCGCCCCGGGTACGGATCCGGATATTGCCCAGGTGCAGGTGCAGAACAAGCTGCAGTTGGCCACGCCGTTGCTGCCCCAGGCGGTGCAGCAGGCGGGGGTGAGCGTGACGAAATCGCGCACCGGCTTCCTGATGGCGATGGCGTTTGTCTCGACCGATCACAGCATGACGAAGTACGACCTGGCGAACTACCTCGTCTCGCATGTGCAGGACCCCATCAGCCGGGTCAACGGCGTTGGCACGGTGACGGTGTTCGGCACGCAATATGCGATGCGCGTCTGGCTCGATCCGAACAAGCTGGCTCGTGTGGGCCTGACCCCGGTGGACGTCGTCAATGCGCTCAAGGAGCAGAACGTCCAGGTCGCCGCCGGGCAACTGGGCGGCACGCCGGCGGTGCCGGGCCAGTCGCTGACCGCGACCATCAGCGAGGCGACCCTGCTGCGCACCCCGGCGCAGTTCGGCAACGTGCTGCTCAAGGTCAATCCGGACGGCTCCCAAGTTCGCATCAAGGACGTCGCACGCGTTGCGTTGGGCGGCGAAAACTATATTACGGCGACTAAATACAATGGCGCGCCCGCGGCCGGCCTGGGCATCCAGTTGGCCACCGGCGCCAACGCGTTGCAGACCGCCGATGCGGTACGCGCGAGAATCAACGAGCTGTCGCGGTATTTTCCGCATGGCCTGAAAGTCGAGTATCCGTACGATACGACGCCGTTCGTGAAAATCTCCATCGAGGAGGTCGTCAAGACGCTGCTCGAGGGGATCGTGCTGGTGTTCCTGGTGATGTATCTGTTTTTACAGAACCTGCGCGCCACCCTGATTCCGACCATTGCGGTGCCGGTCGTGCTGTTCGGCACGTTCGGCGTGATGGCGTTGGTCGGCTTCTCGATCAACACGCTCTCGATGTTCGGCATGGTGCTGGCGATCGGGCTGCTGGTCGATGACGCGATCGTGGTGGTGGAGAACGTCGAGCGGGTCATGGCCGAGGAGGGCCTGTCGCCGCGCGACGCGACACGCAAGGCCATGGGGCAGATTACCGGAGCGCTGGTCGGCGTGGCGCTGGTGCTCTCGGCGGTATTCGTGCC
It contains:
- a CDS encoding efflux RND transporter periplasmic adaptor subunit, which encodes MRFGRNSTRLIYAVAAVSALLLAGCAKKQTPSPKPFEVGVVTVHAQSVPVTTELPGRTSAYLVAQVRARVDGIVLHREFTEGGQVKAGQRLYQIDPAPYRAALDSARATLQKARANLSSTSALAARYKVLVAAHAVSQQDYDNAAAAQAQAAADVAAGKAAVETARINLGYTDVISPITGTIGVSNVTPGAYVQASAATLMATVQQTDPIYVDVTQSTVDLLRLRRELANGRLQSAGPNEAKVKLVLDDGSIYPLEGKLEFTDITVDQTTGTVTLRAVFPNPKHELLPGMFVRARLEEGVNDRAILVPQIGVTHDAKGTPTALVVGADDKVVLRTLSASQTYGNDWIVNSGLKPGDKVIVAGVQKVQPGMTVKPVEQPMPPVNASGAAAAAAGQAQ